CATGATTCAATAAAAATCCAGGAAGACATGACATTTCATAGCAAAAATAAGGCAATGTAAAGAGATTACAGTCTGAGATTAACAACCTCATTGCAGTAACAGATAGTTTTAATTTACTTATCACTTGCTCTGAAAACTCTGAGATGGCTCTCAACTGTCAACTTTATGGTTAGGACCTTTGATAGCTATGTAAAATAAACCAATATTTGCGCTTGGAAGTTTACCTACTTGTATAAGTTTTTTTCACGTGCGATTTATAAGCTGGGTAGAAGTAATTTCACTTCAAATTGGTACACTCCGTAATCTGTTAGTTTTCCCATTAACAAGCAAAGCATTTCAAGGTATACTCAAGATGAATTTATCTAAGAATATTTGCTTTAATAAGACAAATGGAAGCCTCTTTTTCCctaaaaatcttatttaattcattaaatgaaaattattctaATCATTTATCTTTTATGGCAACAAACTttagtattaaaataaattttaaaagacctttaaaaaataaagatattcactATCTTGGCATGATTTTATCCTTACTTTTAAAAGTCAAGTAAGAATGTTTGCCTtgttgaaaaaaatgcaaatactaAAGTCTTTATTTAGTCTTCAAAATATCCATTCATTCTGAGTAGCTCAGTCTAATCACTTTTTTATTTATACTCCATCTAAGCTGTGGAAACTTTCTGAACATACTcttgctatatgatccagcaatcacacccCTTGGTAATtactcaaaggagttgaaaatggATCTCCatataaaaacctgcacatgaatgtttacagcagcattatttataattgccaaaacttggaagcaacgaAGATGTTCATCCTGTGAAGTAGGCACTAATATTCctcccattttataaattagaatactgaggcttaaagaggttaaATGTTTTTATCAGAACAAGGCAGCTAGATAGTCCTGAAGCCAGGAATTGAACACTAGGAGCTTTACTCCCAAGTCTGTGCTCTTCATTGCTCTTAATAAACATGGAAATGTTACAAAGATTTAAGGACTTACAGTGATATTTGGACATAAAGATAAAAAGGTTATCCCAGAAGCCTGGCAAATATGGGGATCCTAAGGTTATAGTTATTTAACAagcatttatatagcatttattatttaccGTTAGAACTTGCTGTCCCCAGCACTTTATAGATaggaaatctgaacagaccaataatgagtaaagagattgagtcagtaatcaaaaacctctcaacaCAGAAATCCCCAGGATCAGACAGCTTCACTGGagtattctaccaaacattcaaagaatgaACACCAAcacttctcaaactcctccaaaaactGAAGACAAGAGAATagttccaaattcattctacaagccCAGCATTACCCTGGTAtcaaagccagagaaagacaacagAAGACCAATATCCATACTTGAACCCATTATTTGTTACATATCCCTAGGGGAGACAGTCAGAAAGTTAAGGCTAACATAAAAAGGAGTGGGGTGCATTAAAAAGAGCAGTAAGTGTCAAAACTGAACAGGTAAGGAGATTGATTTTATTCAGATTATTGCAATAAGAACATCCCAGATCTGAAGATCAGAGTGTCTCAGAAGGATGGTTTTGCCTTAAGATTTTTGTAGGGAGATATAGACAATTTACAGGTGTGGAGACTAACAGTTGAGGTTGTTTTGCAATCAGGGGAATTCTCAGTTAGTCAGCTGAGCAGGAGGTGTTTATCTCTAGTTGTAGTTAGATTCGAAGGGGAAAACAGTTCTAAGCTCAGCTAATCATTGATGAGAGGGAGAATGGGGATCTGGAGGGTCGTGTCTGGCCGTGTCAGTGGGTTCAGGCAAAAGGGGAAAGGTCTGTGAATGACCTTGTCACACATCAACAAAGGAGTCATCTAAAGTCTTATGGGAGCCATGAGAAAGAGTGGATGGAGGCTCTTCAAATTCATGTAGGGAAGGGCCATTTCTCAGAATACAGAATTCCCAAGAATTTTTCACCCGCCACTGTTTTCTGGAAGCCCAGGGCTCAGGTAAAGTTCAAcacatcaaaagaaacctggagacCCAGTTCCGCGTCCTGAGGATCACAGCATCCCTGTCACTAaaatggggagaggaggaggatttGTTAAATTTATCTCAAACCCCTATGTTTGATGAGTCtctgggaggggcagagggactCTTGGGGCAAAGGGAGATGGCAagtgagggcagggagagaggttCACAGTCACAAAGGGAGGAGTGGACAACAAAGAAAGACTATGtcacagagaggggaggagaatgTCAGCAGGTACATCAGGACTCCTGAGATTTTTAGGGTCAGAGAAGAGGCACCAGGGCTGGACTTGGTCTGCCCCTTCCTCTTTCACCCACATCAGAGACAGCTCCCAGCTGTGCCTTCCATAACTGGATTTTGATAAGAGCTAGTCTGAAGACTGCTGTAGAAGCCTTGCTTCTCCTttaccccccaaattcatatttctCCCCCTGCTGTTCTTGCCAAGGACACGTGGACTAAAAATTGAGACAACTGACACCTTGATCTGATTTATCTGCTCCTGGTGAAATCCCAGCCTGCCATGAAGAGTTGTCTCATCTTCGCGCTCATGAGCGCAGCCGGTGAGTCTGGGGTCTTGTTGCTGTTTAGGGAGAGATGTGGTGGTGTACAGGAGGGTCAGAGAGAGAAGCAGCTAGCCCCAGTTGAAGAGAGAGGAGGTGGTGGGCATTTCCTTCAATTAactgttgatggaaatgaaaGGAACCACTCTCGATGCATAGCTCACCCCATCAGCAGGTCTCTCTGAGCTTCTCCCGTGCCTGTGAGCATGTTAGGATACATCATTATAAGTCCCCTGCACTCTCCCAGGACTCTTGAGTATGTGATTTCCTAGAATGCTACTTCTCCTGACAGACACCTGAAAAGTATATCTTCCCTCCCTCTGGGTAGATGGACCTTGGAGGAGTGAGTGCAGGAAAAGAAGGGGGACTAGGTCAAGGGTCAAGCTCTTCCATTCCTTTCACCACCAAAGTCAGGTAGTATTTAACTTTTCACTTTCATTCCTggaaaaagttaatttaaaataatatttttaaagtagtaattctttttttttttcatttttatactacACAGCACTGCCAATCAGCATTTTTGTGCAGCCTCAGATAAGCCTTTGCATTAATTTCACAGAATTTTAATATACCTCCATCTCAAGCAAAGATATGTCGGTTTTCTTAATGTGTAGAGCTCGGGTGACATGCATGATTCCCctttgatttaaaataatatttaaaataatttgaagacCTTGACATTGTCTTTGAAACCCTTAGGGTGGGAAAAACTAACCTAGCCAACTCTCACCTCTTGCCCTGTCTCTTTTTCTATCTGTGACCCCACTGATTCTTTAGGAGTCATGCTGGCCAAAGGTTCTCATGCTGAGATGAACACAGCAGAAGATTTTACTATTCCTTACATGGTCTATCTGCAGTCTTTCCCAGAACCCTGTGTGGGGTCTCTCATTCACCCTGAGTGGTTACTGACTGCTGCTCACTGCCCCTTACCGTAAGTATCCCTTTGCTCTTAAGAGCCATGAGGGACCTATTGAAACAAAAGCAGGTCTGGTGAGGCATCTCACCAAGTTCTAATGGCATCCTAGGGAATTAGAAGACCCAGGAAGAGAGAGGGTCATCTTCCCAATGGAGAAAAGACGCGTAATACACATTTGGGCAGTTTAGGAGGAGATGAAGAGGAAGGTGTCAGAAGACTCTTTCTCATGGAGAGTACATAATATTCCTTCATTCAACATACTCATTGAACATTTACCCTATTCCAGGGACTGCTTAATGCACTGAAAAAACAGCACGGGAACAAGATGGAAGTTAGTTTTCCCTCGTGGAGTACACATTCCTGTAGAGGAAGtaagccaaaacaaataaatgtgccaaaataaaatagtaaaaagagtGACAAGCTGTAAAatacaggaataagacaagataACTACTTTAGTTAGGGTGATCATGTCAGGCTTATGTGAAGAGAGGAGACCAACAGGAAGAGGAGGATGCAACCAAgtgaataaattctggggaaaactccaggcagagggaatagtatACATGGAGTCTCTGAAGTAGTAAAGATAACTGAGTGTTTGCCAAACTGAGAGACCAATGTTGAGTAAGTGTAATGAGTAGTGGTGGGTGTTCACAGGCTGAGGTTAAAGGGTTAGGCTGAAGCCACGTGATGCAGGTAACAGGAGAAGGGCGAAGGAGCTCTACACGAGATGATGCTGTCCCTTTCAAACCTCAGGGTCACTCTTGTGTGTGAGAAAGTGTCGTATAACTGGCGCCTAGTCAGAGATTCAAGAGTGTACAGGGTCATTTCTAACTCAGAACTCTCAGCCATCTGGTTGTTCGAGACAGTTCACTTGGACACAGATTGAAGCCCTGCTCTTTGGATTAAtgagaaatgcaaaggaaataaagacagTTCATCCCCTCCAAGAACTGGAATTGGTAAATTGGACATTCTTCTCTCAGCCAGGTCTAATGCATGAACGGTttttggtaggcagtggctcctgTATCTGTTATGTGACTGGACTCCTGGCAATGGAAGTGGGAAGGTTTGAATCTGTCCAGGAAAGGGGTAAATGGGAGTCCTGATAGACTACTAAGAGTCTAGTGAATCTATGATCCGTGTAGGCAGCACATACAATGATAAGGTCCCCAGAGGACCCGGGAAGGCCCTAAGAGTATCCAGAAACAAAGGGTACAGTATGCTTGCTCAAGAGTTGCTTGAGACAGTGTGGTATAGGCAAAGGCCTCTGGAATAATGGTTTCTGGTGCCATCTCTGTTACCTGTTCATTCAGATTATccaaaccatcaccatcatcaccatcactgtcatcacAACAACTAAGTTGCACTGAGCATGTTCTAGGTGGCAGATACCACATAAGGTTTTGTGCATATACATTGACTCTAACACAACAATCCTATAAACCATTGTTACTAATATTTTACAGACCAAGGCAGGTCTCTTCAGTTCTCAGGTCTAAGAGATAAAAGTAAGATGATTAGATGATTGGGGAAAGTCACCTCTGACACTTCTGGCAGTCCTGACATTCTGTGACCCTGTTCTTTTCCATCTCCTTGCATTCCTTCTTCCACAGAGTTAAAATCCGATTGGGAGTTTATCAGCCCAAcatcaaaaataagaaagagcaGACACGGAATTACTCAGTGACCATGCCATACCCTGAATTCAACGCACAGTCTCTGAACAATGATTTGATGATGATAAAGCTGTCCAAGCCTGCTGCGCTCAACAGCCAAGTGGGAACCGTAGCCATAGCTATGGAACCCTTACCATTTAATGACTCCTGCTTTATCCCAACCTGGACCTGGAGTAAATATAAAAACTGTAAGTGTTTGACTCTGTGTTCTTCAACCTGAGAAGCTTTGGGCACTAGGGAAAATGCGGAGAGATCTATCTGAAGGAAATAGCTGCTTTACATTTTACGGTTAAACGTAAAGATGAAGTAGGTGCCAAAAATGAGTCTTTCTTGGGCTTTGTGTGTCTCTTCTCACAATCGTTGCTAATGTTCCTGTGGGTTTTTTAAGCTTTCTAAGTAATGCACAGTACAGAGAATTATAGATCTGATGATATCGCATGTAAGGCTCACGTAATGCTTGAATCCACTGCTCTGACACAGAGATACTGAACAAGGGACTCTAAGAACGATGGACTGTTTGATACCTGCCATGAATATACTCGGGGATTAATGTATTCACAACAGAGAGGCTTATCACAAGAGTATACGTGCTGAGAGTAACCCTGGacttcatttctcttcctcacAGTTAGTGACCCTGACATCCTGACTTGGATAAACCAATATGCACTTCCCTTTGATGAGTGCCAGAATATGCAAGATGAAAGAGTGGCAATAAACATCATGTGTGTGGGACAGCCTCTAAAGACCCTAACTGAAAATAAGGTATTTTTCTTTCCCCAGACAGGAAGATAGCAAGGGGTCCATGAGGCAGAGAGGTGCCCATAGGAAACCAAATGGTACCCAGCCAGAAGGCCTGgagtctttctcctcttcctcctcagtctCTGCAGTCTCTGGATTTGTCATCAActccctgccttcctttttttttttcttccctgccttcctttAGAGTGGGAGAGATTTGAGGGAGAACCATTCATCCTTTCTCCTCCTACTTGCACTCAGGTTGGTCAAATTCAAACCAAGAGAGGTAAGCCCTACATGGATGTGAAGAGAGGCTTGTCACCTCtcaagaaaaatgtttccagCCCATTAGATGCTTCTGCTATGATAATGTGCCACTTCTTAGAATTAATTCTTGTTCCACAAGGACAAAGCAATATTAACCTCCTGTTCCCATTCTCTGGCAGGAAGTTTCAGCAGCTCCAGCCATCTGTGGTGGGAGGCTGCATGGAATCTTGACCTGGGCAAGAGGAAGCGTCACCCTGGGAGGTGAAGGATTCTTCACAGAAGTTGATCCTTATGCAAGGTGGATCATGAGTGTCATTGAAAGCCACTGAGGCTCCTCTGTTTCTCCATCCCTTCAGTGCAGTATCTTCATGATTTCTACACGGCATCCACAGCTCTATCTTCCTGTTCTTAAACAGAATTCATTAAAAACAAGCGACACTAAAATCTTGGGCTGTGACCCCTAATCTCTTTATTATATAAACTGTAAACGATGAGAAATTTAGCAACATCCCCaccatttgttcattcaaaaattattgagatatcaGTTATTTGATAGGTAGTGAATATGCCGGGGATACCTTAGTGAATATGACACAGGCATTGCCATCAATTAGCCAATACCTTGTGACTACTGCTACAATGGAATGAACAACAAGTTCCATgaaagtatagaaaaaaaaaaaaccattagcGTGTCAGAGTCACGGAAGGTACCACCCAAGAAGCAGACAAATTAGGGGAGAATATTGTAAAACTGAGGTATAGTTAAGCAAAAGTAAGAAAAGCATGAAAACTGTGATGTGTTTTCTGAAAAATATGTGTAACTAAGTAATACTGGAGGGTAGAAAATAAATTGTTGGCAGAGGGACAAAGAGAATGTGATAAAAGAGTATTATTTATAGAGGTAAGTGTTAGATAGCAAAAGGTCTGACCTGTTTGTTTGGTAAAGGAATTTAGATTTTTATCTCATAGGCATCAGAGAGTGTGTCATTAAAGCCACTATGGTAAATAGAACATCATCAGATATCTGAATTGGGAGACGTAAGGAAGCAGAGTCTGAACATTTTAGACATATTGACTGTGAGTGGAAACCGAAGGGACAGAGTCATGATAGCGCCTGAGTTTCTGACTTACACAATGGGGTAGATGGTAGTTCTAAATGGTAATGTAAAGAGAACCAGTGTTTTCACGTGTAACAGATCAGGAGCATGGTCAGGAATCAGGAGAGATGGGGCATGTTATATTTGAGACCCTGGAAGGAACTAGAGGTGGTCGTTTCTAGCAAAGATCTGGCTCTCAGGTGATATCCAAATAATAACAGCTAGGAAGCTGCTgctgagcacagggagatcagctcagtgctttgtagtgaactagaggggtgggatagagagggtgggagggaggctcaagagggaggggatatgggggtatatgtataaatacagccgattcactttgttgtaccgcagaaattaacacaacattgtaaagcaattatactccaatgaagatgtATATTAAAAACAACTGCTGGAGGGGGGGGTGGTCTGTGTTTATAGGTAGTAGGTGCAGACTTTAATAAAGCTCTGTGCTATTGGGAAGAGATTTGATAGACCCTCAATGCCTCTCTCACACTGGCATAAAGTGAGGAAATGTACAGCATCCCAAACCCATTGACCAGGATACCTAAAAATAGAGAATTTAGAGTATGCTGAGTGACCCAAAAGTAGGGGTTCAAGTGATATAGGAGAGGCTATGGAGTTACGTGTAGGGGAGGCAGTGTGACATGGGATTAtctgttaaaaaggaaaagaggcacagagagggccaGTGAGATGAGCAGATAATCGTGCCACAGGAGAAAAAAGACTCTGCAAAGAGTGGAGAGATTTGGAGCTTCATCTCATGAGGGAGGTGGTGAATCTGTGTGTCTGTAGAGATTGCTGAGGTGGGTTGGTTTTTGGACATTGATTTACTCTGAGCGTGGTTGCTTCTTCTGTCCTACCAaagcacagcaaaacaaaacagtaacaaaacagaaaagccagCTGGGTTATAACTAAGACCACAGCTTATCCTGGCACCTACAGAAAACCCAAACTCTCAAATTTGGACACTAAGCCCATTTAATTcaactgtgtttctttttcttgtaatcTTTGACCCATCCAAACCACTAGCCCCTCTGCTTGCCTGTCTTCTCCAGTGGGCTTGTCCCTAGTTAGGCCCTGCTTCCTGTCTCTGATTCACTGACCAAAGCTCGCGGCTCCCTTTTTTGAATCACATATTTTTTCCagagtttttaataaaatgctcATCTGATCACttcttgtaccttttttttaattgacatatagttgatttacaacattgtgttagtttcaggtgtacagcaaagtgattcagttaaccTTGTGTAACTCTTAAATTAtgtcttcagcatttattgacaATCCTATATTTTCCCAGTCAATCATCTATCATTCTCCATAACAACCAGTTCAAAtgttctcctctcttcctccaacTTCCAGGGCTCACCTTCAGCAGATGACCTCTGATTTGGGAGGAGAGAGATTGAAATCCTCAAAAGATACCTCATTCCACTTTCCACCCCCAACTGGAAAACATAcctagtttttttcttattcatttttttcccatcctttctGGAAATAAAGCTTTATTATCAACAGCTTTTATCTCCACTTGTGAAATGGATCTCCTTTCCTGACCCCTTCATGGAGTTGCTTTATTGATTATTTCaacttttcagtatttttcaacTTCCCCTATCAATTGGGTGCTTCCTGTCACCACTTAAGCAAGACAAAGCCTCTCGCATCTGAAATACAGCACCCTTGGACACGTTTCCTTGATCTGCTCTCTGGTTGCCTCCTTGTCTTCTTTGCAGGCAGTTCTTACTTGGCAATTACTGAAAGGTATGTTTTGTAAGATTCTTCTGTGCCTCTCTCTTTGTACTCTCGT
The window above is part of the Hippopotamus amphibius kiboko isolate mHipAmp2 chromosome 4, mHipAmp2.hap2, whole genome shotgun sequence genome. Proteins encoded here:
- the LOC130850849 gene encoding probable inactive serine protease 58, whose translation is MKSCLIFALMSAAGVMLAKGSHAEMNTAEDFTIPYMVYLQSFPEPCVGSLIHPEWLLTAAHCPLPVKIRLGVYQPNIKNKKEQTRNYSVTMPYPEFNAQSLNNDLMMIKLSKPAALNSQVGTVAIAMEPLPFNDSCFIPTWTWSKYKNFSDPDILTWINQYALPFDECQNMQDERVAINIMCVGQPLKTLTENKEVSAAPAICGGRLHGILTWARGSVTLGGEGFFTEVDPYARWIMSVIESH